Proteins encoded by one window of Sciurus carolinensis chromosome 12, mSciCar1.2, whole genome shotgun sequence:
- the LOC124961155 gene encoding melanoma inhibitory activity protein 2-like, translating into MEGPKAAPQSYWDLGLEKIFRVVPALPEDGRPGPNPDTFRPELVICAAIGFFTVFLFLWRSVQSVRSRLYVRREKKLALELSELIEKKCNLLDKVSLLQKEHEGLQSSFKDANPEKASKEVQYLEIILEMLNRSKSKLEDETLSLETKLKEEKSKRSEQDELMGDISKRIKSLEDESTSIITQVTEDKTTLRLVQMNEEDLKEAIKETLNENYQLQESQKHLLREAEVWKEKVSDLRKQKITLKNSKIQAEQVLSDKESHIKSLTERLLKIKDQSPVPGEDLTGDGNLEMERKSELEIGAHLGNQPKEALKELLYAAELNASLDTLEGERRQMYTLLSEVDKTKEDLRERIKNLQNEQESLQSENTQFENKNQKLQEKFKLKMEEHQENTLKLHRKLIVEKKCRLEEEERFSEVERKINHAAKELETYRNRAKDLDEELDTIVHYYERRSIFYEKKAQDNALAAWRAEKNLNYFKTVNANKRQKLTDMELQFKLLEDPYAPNVFNTAFARGQSPYGPSPLSGPSSEMRAFPFKKKGPPRLSPLYPGKGGRGSGGPEDPLDHHINNERGEASSGIVSDPHRAPAGTGPLSSPWELEHKMMIPPQGRPHSDPTWIQRQHGYYYYGRRQHGYYYYGRPSEPGEPPPVQFKNVCSLRRFPHPPPRAGFFPPTPTF; encoded by the coding sequence TCAGTCTGTTAGAAGCAGGCTTTAtgtgaggagagaaaaaaagctTGCTCTAGAACTTTCTgaactaattgaaaaaaaatgtaacctACTTGATAAAGTTAGCCTTCTTCAAAAAGAGCATGAAGGCTTACAGTCGTCTTTCAAGGATGCCAATCCTGAGAAGGCATCAAAAGAAGTGCAGTATTTGGAGATAATACTTGAAATGCTGAATAGGTCCAAATCTAAACTAGAGGATGAAACACTCTCTCTAGaaacaaagctaaaagaagagaaatctaaACGTTCTGAACAGGATGAATTGATGGGAGATATATCAAAAAGGATAAAGTCCCTAGAAGACGAATCAACATCCATCATAACACAAGTAACTGAAGATAAAACAACCTTAAGACTAGTTCAAATGAACGAAGAAGACCTTAAGGAAGCAATAAAAGAGACTTTGAACGAAAATTACCAACTGCAGGAAAGTCAGAAACACCTTTTACGAGAAGCTGAAGTGTGGAAGGAAAAAGTGAGTGaccttagaaaacagaaaataacactcaaaaattctaaaatacagGCAGAACAAGTTCTAAGTGATAAAGAAAGTCACATTAAGTCTCTGACCGAACGCTTGCTGAAGATCAAAGATCAGTCTCCTGTGCCTGGAGAAGACCTAACAGGTGATGGTAACTTGGAGATGGAGAGGAAGAGTGAATTAGAAATTGGTGCTCACTTAGGTAATCAACCAAAAGAAGCCTTGAAGGAGCTGCTTTATGCAGCTGAGTTAAATGCCTCCTTAGACACCTTAGAAGGAGAAAGACGTCAAATGTACACTTTATTATCGGAAGTagataaaacaaaagaagatcTGAGAGAACGTATAAAAAATCTGCAGAACGAACAAGAATCTTTGCAGTCAGAAAACACACAATTTGAAAACAAGAATCAGAAACTTcaggagaaatttaaattaaagatgGAAGAACACCAAGAAAATACATTGAAACTCCACAGGAAATTAATAGTAGAGAAAAAGTGCCgtttggaggaagaggagaggtttTCCGAAGTCGAGAGAAAGATCAACCATGCAGCTAAAGAACTGGAGACCTACAGAAATCGAGCCAAAGATCTTGATGAAGAGTTGGATACCATCGTGCATTATTATGAGAGGCGGAGTATATTCTATGAGAAAAAAGCACAGGACAATGCGTTAGCAGCTTGGAGAGCTGAAAAAAACCTCAACTATTTCAAGACAGTAAACGCTAACAAGAGACAAAAGTTAACTGACATGGAGTTGCAATTTAAACTTTTAGAAGATCCATATGCACCTAATGTCTTCAATACAGCATTTGCCAGAGGGCAGTCCCCATATGGTCCCTCACCACTGAGTGGACCTTCATCTGAAATGAGAGCTTTTCCCTTCAAAAAGAAGGGTCCACCCAGATTGTCACCTTTATAtccagggaaaggaggaagaggctcAGGAGGCCCAGAGGATCCTCTGGACCATCACATTAACAATGAAAGAGGAGAAGCAAGCTCTGGTATAGTAAGTGATCCACACAGAGCGCCTGCTGGCACTGGGCCCCTGTCATCGCCATGGGAACTGGAACATAAGATGATGATCCCTCCACAAGGCCGACCACATTCTGATCCAACATGGATACAACGGCAACATGGATATTATTATTATGGAAGACGGCAACATGGATATTATTATTATGGAAGACCATCGGAACCAGGAGAACCACCTCCAGTCCAATTCAAAAATGTCTGTTCACTGAGGCGTTTTCCTCATCCTCCGCCAAGAGCTGGATTTTTCCCCCCTACCCCCACATTCTGA